In Vigna angularis cultivar LongXiaoDou No.4 chromosome 8, ASM1680809v1, whole genome shotgun sequence, one DNA window encodes the following:
- the LOC108334656 gene encoding ATP-dependent (S)-NAD(P)H-hydrate dehydratase yields the protein MRIVGVTILRKRNSDLVSDGDTVKSVSIYGSPRRCGGQGDILSGSVAVFLSWARQHILAADSNSNLSCKNPTVVGCIAGSAILRKAASLAFLKKKRSTVTGDIIECLGQSLEDISPAS from the exons GATTGTCGGTGTTACTATCCTAAGGAAACGAAATTCTGATCTTGTAAGTGATGGTGACACAG TCAAATCAGTGAGCATATATGGTTCTCCTAGACGTTGCGGTGGCCAAGGTGATATCCTTTCTGGAAG TGTGGCTGTCTTCTTATCATGGGCACGTCAACATATCTTGGCTGCTGATTCAAACTCGAATCTCAGTTGTAAAAATCCAACAGTTGTGGGATGCATTGCTGGGTCTGCTATATTGAGGAAGGCTGCATCACTTGCTTttctaaagaagaaaagatCCACAGTCACTGGTGACATCATTGAATGCTTGGGACAAAG TTTGGAAGACATTTCTCCTGCCAGTTAA
- the LOC128193690 gene encoding pentatricopeptide repeat-containing protein At4g11690-like — protein sequence MQRSGTGREAGGTKRDSECAPSSLGRREDDAVFGSFANVGAAATVNRNRLEELRTSDGLQRCPATLRQAIRRTSLSRTPFLQLSRALSRLPVPVLATSALKQGDCDLERVGEREFERERSDGVSPDNVEGRVGASQPLQPVPIHGRRSSDVGQRSEDGIVFCPIRPSELGARSRSRFVPVPECRRSIAGESPECGLPSLFYTRYKGHLPTSNTFNNLLCLLIRSNCFDKAWWVFNQFKIKVVMDVYTFGIMIKGCCEVGDLMKGFRLVTMLEEFGLSPNVVIYTTLIDGCCKNGDVMLAKKLFCKMDRLGVVANQHTYSVLMNGFFKQGLQREGFQMYENMKQSGIVPNVYSYSCVIGEYCNGGMVDKAFKVFGEMREKGVMCGVMTYNILIGGLCRGKKFGEAIKLVHRLSKVGLSPNIVTYNILINGFCGVRKIDTAARLFSQLKSNGLSPTLVTYNTLIAGYCKVENLTGALSLVKEMEERCFAPSKVRYTILIDAFARLNHMEKARKMHALMEKSGLVPDADMF from the exons ATGCAAAGGTCCGGCACAGGGAGGGAAGCAGGTGGGACGAAGCGAGACTCAGAATGCGCACCTAGTTCGCTGGGCCGGAGGGAAGACGACGCCGTCTTCGGTTCGTTCGCCAACGTCGGAGCTGCGGCGACCGTGAATCGGAACCGGCTGGAGGAGTTGAGGACCTCCGAcggccttcaacgttgtccggcGACACTCCGGCAAGCAATCCGTCGGACCTCTCTCTctcgaactccctttctccaactctctcgggCTCTCTCTAG ACTGCCCGTGCCCGTCCTCGCCACGTCAGCGTTGAAGCAG GGAGACTGTGACCtagagagagttggagaaagggagttcgagAGAGAGAGGTCCGACGGAGTGTCgccggacaacgttgaaggccgTGTCGGAGCTAGTCAACCCCTCCAGCCGGTTCCGATTCACGGCCGCCGCAGCTCCGACGTTGGCCAACGAAGCGAAGACGGCATCGTCTTCTGTCCGATCCGGCCCAGCGAACTAGGGGCACGTTCAAGGTCTCGCTTCGTCCCTgtgccggagtgccgccggagcatcgccggagAATCGCCGGAGTGTGGACT GCCCTCACTTTTCTACACCAGATACAAGGGTCAtcttcctacatcaaacacctTCAACAATCTTCTGTGCTTGCTCATTAGGTCAAACTGTTTCGATAAAGCTTGGTGGGTTTTTAACCAATTCAAGATTAAAGTTGTTATGGATGTCTACACATTTGGGATTATGATCAAGGGTTGTTGTGAGGTTGGTGACTTAATGAAAGGGTTTCGGCTTGTGACCATGTTGGAGGAGTTTGGTTTGTCTCCTAATGTTGTTATATACACTACGTTGATTGACGGGTGCTGCAAGAATGGAGATGTCATGCTGGCGAAGAAGTTGTTTTGCAAGATGGATAGGTTGGGTGTAGTTGCTAATCAACATACTTATAGTGTCTTAATGAACGGGTTTTTCAAACAAGGACTTCAAAGGGAAGGGTTTCAAATGTATGAGAATATGAAGCAAAGTGGAATAGTGCCAAATGTTTATTCCTATAGCTGTGTGATTGGAGAATATTGTAATGGTGGGATGGTGGATAAAGCTTTTAAGGTGTTTGGTGAAATGCGTGAGAAAGGTGTTATGTGTGGGGTTATGacatataacattttaataggTGGGCTGTGTCGAGGGAAGAAGTTCGGTGAAGCAATAAAGTTAGTTCATCGATTGAGCAAAGTTGGCCTCAGTCCTAACATTGTTACATACAATATACTGATCAACGGTTTTTGTGGTGTTAGAAAAATAGACACTGCTGCTAGATTATTCAGTCAATTGAAGTCAAATGGACTTTCACCAACTTTAGTAACCTATAATACTCTGATTGCAGGGTATTGTAAGGTTGAGAATTTAACAGGAGCTCTTAGCTTGGTCAAGGAAATGGAAGAGAGATGTTTTGCTCCTTCCAAAGTGAGATATACCATTCTGATTGATGCTTTTGCAAGACTAAATCATATGGAAAAAGCACGCAAAATGCATGCTTTAATGGAGAAGTCTGGTTTGGTTCCAGAC GCagacatgttttaa
- the LOC128193813 gene encoding pentatricopeptide repeat-containing protein At4g11690-like yields MSQSHEKTLILIQKMVKVPPPKALLLFNSSTYEGLHHTPHSISFILNHLLSHDDMLPQAQSLILRLISGRIPFYTFSPSSLIPQLTQAHFTSSSTYAPLCETIVNAYVHSHFLDQALTFLHQMIHKGHLPTSNTFNNLLCLLIRSNCFDKAWWVFNQFKIKVVMDVYTFGIMIKGCCEVGDLMKGFRLVTMLEEFGLSPNVVIYTTLIDGCCKNGDVMLAKKLFCKMDRLGVVANQHTYSVLMNGFFKQGLQREGFQMYENMKQSGIVPNVYSYSCVIGEYCNGGMVDKAFKVFGEMREKGVMCGVMTYNILIGGLCRGKKFGEAIKLVHRLSKVGLSPNIVTYNILINGFCGVRKIDTAARLFSQLKSNGLSPTLVTYNTLIAGYCKVENLTGALSLVKEMEERCFAPSKVRYTILIDAFARLNHMEKARKMHALMEKSGLVPDVHTYSVLIHGLCKTGNMKEASKLFKSLGELHFEPNNVIYNTMIHGYCKEGSSYRAFRLLNEMVHNGMVPNVASFCSTIGLLCNDGKWKEAEFLLEKMINSGLKPTVSLYNMVYKEKINV; encoded by the coding sequence ATGTCTCAGTCTCATGAAAAAACTCTAATACTAATCCAAAAAATGGTGAAAGTGCCCCCACCAAAAGCACTTTTGTTGTTCAATTCCTCAACCTATGAGGGCCTTCATCACACTCCTCACTCTATCTCTTTCATCTTAAACCATCTCCTATCCCATGATGACATGCTACCCCAAGCTCAATCTCTTATCTTGCGTCTAATCTCTGGTCGAATCCCCTTCTACACATTCTCTCCCTCCTCCTTAATACCTCAACTAACACAAGCCCATTTCACCTCTTCTTCAACTTATGCTCCTCTCTGTGAAACAATTGTCAATGCTTATGTTCATTCTCACTTCCTTGATCAGGCCCTCACTTTTCTACACCAGATGATTCACAAGGGTCAtcttcctacatcaaacacctTCAACAATCTTCTGTGCTTGCTCATTAGGTCAAACTGTTTCGATAAAGCTTGGTGGGTTTTTAACCAATTCAAGATTAAAGTTGTTATGGATGTCTACACATTTGGGATTATGATCAAGGGTTGTTGTGAGGTTGGTGACTTAATGAAAGGGTTTCGGCTTGTGACCATGTTGGAGGAGTTTGGTTTGTCTCCTAATGTTGTTATATACACTACGTTGATTGACGGGTGCTGCAAGAATGGAGATGTCATGCTGGCGAAGAAGTTGTTTTGCAAGATGGATAGGTTGGGTGTAGTTGCTAATCAACATACTTATAGTGTCTTAATGAACGGGTTTTTCAAACAAGGACTTCAAAGGGAAGGGTTTCAAATGTATGAGAATATGAAGCAAAGTGGAATAGTGCCAAATGTTTATTCCTATAGCTGTGTGATTGGAGAATATTGTAATGGTGGGATGGTGGATAAAGCTTTTAAGGTGTTTGGTGAAATGCGTGAGAAAGGTGTTATGTGTGGGGTTATGacatataacattttaataggTGGGCTGTGTCGAGGGAAGAAGTTCGGTGAAGCAATAAAGTTAGTTCATCGATTGAGCAAAGTTGGCCTCAGTCCTAACATTGTTACATACAATATACTGATCAACGGTTTTTGTGGTGTTAGAAAAATAGACACTGCTGCTAGATTATTCAGTCAATTGAAGTCAAATGGACTTTCACCAACTTTAGTAACCTATAATACTCTGATTGCAGGGTATTGTAAGGTTGAGAATTTAACAGGAGCTCTTAGCTTGGTCAAGGAAATGGAAGAGAGATGTTTTGCTCCTTCCAAAGTGAGATATACCATTCTGATTGATGCTTTTGCAAGACTAAATCATATGGAAAAAGCACGCAAAATGCATGCTTTAATGGAGAAGTCTGGTTTGGTTCCAGACGTACACACATACAGTGTCTTAATACATGGGTTATGTAAAACTGGTAACATGAAAGAAGCCTCAAAACTATTCAAATCATTGGGGGAGCTGCATTTCGAACCAAACAATGTTATATATAACACGATGATTCATGGTTACTGCAAAGAAGGAAGCTCTTACAGGGCTTTTAGGCTACTCAATGAAATGGTTCACAATGGAATGGTCCCTAATGTGGCCAGTTTTTGCTCAACCATAGGGCTTCTTTGCAATGATGGAAAGTGGAAGGAAGCAGAGTTTCTCTTAGAAAAGATGATAAATTCAGGACTAAAGCCAACGGTTTCTTTATACAATATGGTTTACAAAGAAAAGATCAACGTTTAG